The following are encoded together in the Kwoniella europaea PYCC6329 chromosome 1, complete sequence genome:
- a CDS encoding histone H4 yields MSGRGKGGKGLGKGGAKRHRKVLRDNIQGITKPAIRRLARRGGVKRISGLIYEETRGVLKIFLENVIRDSVTYTEHAKRKTVTSLDVVYALKRQGRTLYGFGA; encoded by the exons ATGTCCGGTCGAGGaaaaggtggtaaaggtttaggtaaaggtggtgcCAAGAGACACAGAAAGGTTTTGAGAGATAACATCCA AGGTATCACCAAACCCGCTATCAGACGTCTCGCTCGAAGAGGTGGTGTCAAGCGAATCTCAGGATTGATCTACGAGG AGACCCGAGGTGTTCTTAAGATCTTCCTTGAAAACGTTATCCGAGACTCAGTCACTTACACTGAACACGCCAAGAGAAAGACTGTCACTTCCCTCGATGTCGTATACGCTCTCAAGAGACAGGGTAGAACCCTCTATGGTTTCGGTGCTTAA